GCATTCAATTCCTGGATTGAGAAGGGAAGGGGGATTATAGTGCTGCCCACAGGGGCTGGGAAGACTTACATAGCTCTTAAGGCCATAGAGAGGCTGAGGAAGAGCACCCTCATAATAGTACCGACGATACCCCTCTTGGATCAGTGGAGAGATCTCTTAACTAAGCTGGGGATAGAGGCCGGTATCATAGGAGGAGGTAAATCTGAGCTGAGGCCAGTTACCGTTATAACTTACGATTCAGCTTACCTGAGATCGGATGAGCTCGGGAATAAGTTCGAGCTCGTCGTGTTCGATGAGGTCCATCATCTGGCTGCGGCTGGGTACATAGAGATAGGGGAATCCCTGGCCTCCCCATACAGGATGGGGCTCACAGCTACCCTGGAGAGGGAGGACGGGAGGCACAGCTTACTCTTCCCGATAGTGGGGGGAGTGGTCTACAGGATCGGGCCCAAGGAACTAGCTGGTACTCATCTCTCGGAGTTCGATACAGTAAGGATAGGGGTTGAGCTGAGCGAGGAGGAGAGGGCCGAATACGATAAATGCCTGAGGGAGTATAGGGAAGCTCTCAGGGATCTCAAGCTCAGGATCACGGGGATGGAGGACTTCATGAAATTGATAAGGATGAGCTCATCGAATCCAACAGCTAGGAGGGCCCTACTCGCTTGGCACAGGATGAGGAAGATAGCCCTTAACTCCAGATCGAAACTGGATACCCTTCAAAGCCTTCTGGAGAGCCATAAGGATGATAAGGTCATAATATTCACGGAGTTCAACGAGATGGCTGAGGAGATAAGCAGGAGGTTCCTGATACCACTGATAACACATAGGACGGATAAGAAGGAGAGGAAGGAGGTTCTGGATGCCTTCAGAGTTGGTTCTGTGACGAAGATAGTCACATCCAAGGTGCTGGATGAGGGCTTGGACGTACCCGACGCGAGGGTGGGGATAATACTCGGAGGCACTGGGAGCAGGAGGGAGTTCGTGCAGAGGCTGGGGAGGATACTGAGGAAGAGGGAGGGGAAGAGGGCCGTGCTATATGAAGTAATATCGAGGGGGACCAGCGAGGTCAGGGTATCGAGAAGGAGGAGGAAGGCGCTGCAGCGGTGATGCGATGCTCCCATCCCAACTGCTGAGGGGCAAGGTGGTCGGAGGTAAGCTCATATTAAAGTGGGCCCTGGGCAGCGAGCTGGAGCTGGCGGAGGATCTCATAAGGATCTTCAAAGTGGGGAGGGAGCTGAAGGAGATAGAGGAGGAAGAGGAGGAGATAGAAGAATATTATTCAGATTACAAGCTCGTGAGGGGTCTATACATCCTTTTGCTTAGGAGAGGGAGATTTGAGAGACCTAAGAGCTCTCTAGATCCTCTGGAAGCTAGGAGGAGGGTTTACGGGATCGTGAATCGGGATTATCATGGCTTCGTCAGTTATGAGGAGAGGGCTGATGCAATAAGGAGGGCTGCTGAGGAAATAGGAGTCAATGAGGAGGAGCTGGAGAGAGCATTATGGGCTGATTTTGAGTTGAAGCTCGTCGAATTCGATGCACCTGAACCGGAGGAGCTATTGAAGGAGTACAACTTAGCCCTGCTCCAGACAGCTCTGTTCAAGTCCTCGAGGATGCATCTACTCACCTCCTCCTCGGGAGGGGAGGTCAAGCCCCTGCTCAGGGCCCTCAAGGGCCTGGGCCTGATGTACACGGCCAGCAGGAGGGATAAGCTGGAGCTCACGATAGATGGCCCAGCGTCGATACTCAAGCTGACGACGAAGTACGGAGTGGCTATGGCTAAGCTAGTCCCCTTCATAGTGAGGATGAGCGATTGGTATCTGAGGGCAGATATAGTGAGGAGGAAGATTGTAAGGCTGGAGGTCTCCCACAGAATGAGGGATATATTTCCAGAGTACGAGGGGGGCATAGATTACGATAGCTCCCTGGAGAGGGAGTTCCCGCAGATGTGCCCGCAGGGATGGAAGGTATATAGGGAGCCGGAGCCCCTGGTATCCGGAAGCTCCGTAATAATACCTGATTTCATGCTGGAGAAGGGGAGGATCAGGATATACGTGGAGATAATGGGCTTCTGGACCCCTGAGTACGTCGAGAGGAAGATAGAGAAACTGAAGGATGTGAAGGAGCCCCTCCTGATAATAGCTAGGAGGGATCTGATGTGCTCCAGGGTTGAGAAGATCAGGAAGGATATCCTTTACTTCGAGAGGAAAATAGATCCTGTGGAGCTCGCTAGGAAGCTCAAGGAGATAGAGGAGAGATACTGGTCCGATGAGAGGGATAGGATAAGGGAGGAGATGGCTGAATTGAGGATAGATGGCAAGTTCCTAGAGGTAGATAAACTTAAATCCATTCTGGGGATAAGTGAAGCTCAACTCAGGGAGATCTGCTGCCCGGAGGGCTTCGAGCTGATAGGGAGCTATCTGATATCTGAGGAGGCAATCTCATCCCTGAGGGAGGAGGTGATGAAGAGGAGGCCCTCGAAGGTCCGGGAGCTGAAGGGCATATTAGTTGATATGGGGCTCCCTCCTGAGATAGCTACTTACGTCCCCGGGAGGATCGGGATCAGGGTATCTTGGAGCTCCCTGGATGAGGACGAAGCCGATCTTTTATACACTTGAGCTAGCGATTTTATAGGATGCTCAGATAATCGCTCCGTATGAAGCTGGCTCCCCTGCTCTTATCCCTGCTTATAGCTATCCCTATTTTCTCAGGCTATCCATTCATGGAAGCTAAGGAGAAAGTGAGTTGCGTCTTAGTATATTATAATCAGAAGCCAATCCCTCCAGAGATCCTCAGAACGCACGATTGGATCATAGTGGACCCCGACAACCCTTACGTAAAGCCGGGGAGCGGGAGAGCTAAGCTCATAGCTTACATTAGCGTGGGGGAGATAGAGGAATATAGGAGCTACTTCAATGAGATAAAGAAGTACGCTATAGGCTATAACCCAGTCTGGGGGTCTTATGTAGCGGATGTGAGGAATCCAGAGTACAGGAACTTCCTGATAGAGAGAGTGGCCAGATCCATAGTTGAGAGGGGTTTCGATGGATTCTTCTTAGATACTCTCGATTCATACAAGCTAGTCGCTGATGGAAACGAGAAGAGCTTCGTTGATGCTCTAGCCGACTTCGTGATAAAACTGAAGCAGAAGTATCCAGATAAGCTAATAGTGATAAACAGGGGATTCGAGATATTCGATTCCGTCAAGGATTATATAGACGGCTTCCTCTTCGAGGACCTCTTCTGGGGGCTGGATGAGGATCTCAACTACGTCCCAGTGAGCGAGGAGGAGAGGGCATACTACTTGGAGAAGCTAAAGCACATAAGTGAGAAGGTCCCTGTCATAGTAGTGGATTATGTAGACCCTAAGGATATGGAGAAGAGAATTAAGGTGATGAAAGCCATAATTGAGCTCGGTTTCGTGCCCTACATAGCTGATAAGGAGCTATCGGAGATAGGGGTTAACCCCTGCACAGCTGGAATTTCGAGGGGGCCCGAAGTAATAATATACTTCGATCCGAGGTACGGGAGCAATTGGATAAGGAACCCAGAGGAGTACAAGGAATATCTCTCATCGGTCTTCGATAAATATAACGTGAATTACAGGATAGTTGATGCGGATTCCCTGGCCAATATATTATCAGCTGGAGAGAGAGCTATATTGGTACCGACTAGCGATGTACTGCCGGATAAAGTGTGGGATGGGACCGAGGGCAGCTTGATAGTGAGGTGGCTGAGGGGAGGGGGAACCATAGTGTGGACGGGGGATTGGGAGTTCTACTACATAGGGCACGAGGGCTGGATCGAGCGCAGGGATGGGATAGAGGAAGTCCCGTTCGGGAGGAGGGTGACTTCAGATAAAGCAGTTCAGGTGAGGGTTACTGAGATAGGGAGGAAGTACATACCGAGTTTGAGGGGGTTCGAGAGCATGAGGCCCTTCATAGCTCGGGACATGCTGCTGGAGGCTTATGCTAGCTCGGATGGGGCATTCGATCCCGCAGCAATAAAGGTGGGGGAGGGGACCTTCATAAAGGTAGCTTCATCCACCGATTCCCTCGGGTTCCTCTACGTAGCTGAGCTCATCCTGAACAAATTCTACGGTTTAGGAGTTAAGTTATCCTCGGAGCCCAGGGTGAGTTTCTGCGGCATAGTCTACATACTCCCATCTAAAGCATCCTCCCCCAAGTGGCAGAGGGAGTACGGCGACAGGATATACTTCTACGTCGAGGAAAACTTATCGAAATATAAGGGATTGATAGATGAAGATCTAAAAGTTATATCATCAGCCGGTTATAACTTCATAATACTGGTGATACCTCTAGATAATGAGCCCATGTTCCTCAGGAACCTCGAGCTGATGGACGAGCTCGCCCGTGAGAGGGGGCTCGGGATACTCTACGCTATATTCCCGAAGGAGAAGTACGGGAGGGAGTGGGACTACCTATCGAAGGGGAGTAGCGTGAACTCGGCTCTCCTCAAGCTGATGAACTTCCTATCGAATCTTAAGTCAACTCAGGGAATTGCTGTCTGGTACGGTTGGGAGGACAGGAAGTTCGACCCCAGTGAGATAAGGGAGTTCTACCTCTCCCTCCCGGAGAGGATGAGGGGCATCTACTGGGTATGGCTCGATGAAGCTTACGTTTTAGAGGCAGTGAAGGCTGGGCTCCCTGAGGATACGCCTGTGGTGACTGAGCTCTACGATCCCCTCGAGCTAGCTCTACACAGCGGAGCTTTCAAGAGGCAGATCGTAGTGACTGGCGTGTGGAACGCCGATAGCTCAGCTTCCTGGTTGGGGAGGATGAGGGAGAAACTGGGGCTCGGGGCTAGCGGGAGGATAGTGGGCGTGTGGATATTCGATGACACTAACGATGGCTTCGGGGAGAAGTACAGGGCTTACATAAATGGGGAGCTCTCTAGCCCGATAACGATTGAGAGGATAGGGGACGCACTAGCAATACCATCTTTCAGCGTCGGATCGGATGTAGACCTCAAAATTGTAAGGAAGCACTTCCCTGATGCTTTAATATCGAATGGAGGAGTTATAGTAGTCGGAGGTCCTCTCTCAAATAGATATAGCTCTATTAAATGGGTGAAATTCACGAGGGATTCTATGATAGTGAACGGGACTGAGTACAAGAGCTCTTGGGGCAAGGTCGACTACTGCTTGGTGAAGTTGAGCGATAAAAGGGTTTACGTAATGGGGACTCACAGGTTCGGGACCGAGGCTTGCCTGATGATCCTACCGGAAGTGAAGCAGCTTAACTATGCTATAGCTCAGTGGATGGATAGGAACGGGAACGGTATCGTGGATAGGGATGAGATAAAGGTTCTGAGAGGAGGATAGGCTACCTCCTCAATCTGAATATTTTCAGCCTGGGCTTCTTCGTCTCTATAGGCTCTAATATCAGCTTCAGGGGTATCTCCTTCCTCAAAACTAAGTTTATCACTGAGCCGAGTTGGAAGAGCACCTCCTCCTGCTCGCTAGATTCTATAGCTCCGGGCCTCACCCTCCTCACTTGATCTATAGCGGCTTTAGGGGTCATCCCCTTGAATATCAAGTAAGCAGCAGCGACGGTACCTGCTCTCCCCACACCGGCGAAGCAGTGGATAGCTACGGGCTTCCCCCTAGTAGCTCTAGATGAGATCCAAGTCAGCAAATCTATCAGTTCCCTGATGTCAGGGGCTCCCTTTGGCTCTATAGGCAGGAAATAGAATTCCATACCTTCTGAGATCACATTGGCTTCGTACGTTAGTATGCCTCCCCAGAAAGGGTATATCTCCCTCTCAGTCGCCAGGCAGACTATAGCTTTTATCCCCATAGATTTGATGGCCTTTATGTCCTCCCTCCTCACGGGGATCCTGGATATAGCTATCTCGTTCGGGATGACCCAGGTTATCAGATGGATCCCCTTTTAATACTCCTCATCCAACGGGTAGAACTGGCTCTTAGGGGCGCCGCAGATGGGGCATCTCCAATCATCGGGGAGCTCCTCGAAGGGAGTGCCCGGCTTGATCCCCCTACTCTCATCCCCCCTCATTGGATCATATATGTAGCCGCATACGCTACATTTATACCTTATCATAACGTTATATTGCATCAAGATATTATAATAAATTTATCTGAAGAGAGCCCTAGAGAGGGCTAACTTCCTCACGAGCTCATTCTGATCATTGGAGAGCTTAGCTAATACTTCGATCGGAGTAGATGTATTTAAAGCGACTGCCAGTCTTATCTCCTCATCTCTCTCCTCCGCTAGCTTCTCAAGGATCTTAGGGCTAGTATTTGGATCCAGGGCCAATCTCAACTTCATGAGGGG
The sequence above is a segment of the Candidatus Korarchaeum sp. genome. Coding sequences within it:
- a CDS encoding DEAD/DEAH box helicase, with translation AFNSWIEKGRGIIVLPTGAGKTYIALKAIERLRKSTLIIVPTIPLLDQWRDLLTKLGIEAGIIGGGKSELRPVTVITYDSAYLRSDELGNKFELVVFDEVHHLAAAGYIEIGESLASPYRMGLTATLEREDGRHSLLFPIVGGVVYRIGPKELAGTHLSEFDTVRIGVELSEEERAEYDKCLREYREALRDLKLRITGMEDFMKLIRMSSSNPTARRALLAWHRMRKIALNSRSKLDTLQSLLESHKDDKVIIFTEFNEMAEEISRRFLIPLITHRTDKKERKEVLDAFRVGSVTKIVTSKVLDEGLDVPDARVGIILGGTGSRREFVQRLGRILRKREGKRAVLYEVISRGTSEVRVSRRRRKALQR
- a CDS encoding DUF790 family protein, which encodes MLPSQLLRGKVVGGKLILKWALGSELELAEDLIRIFKVGRELKEIEEEEEEIEEYYSDYKLVRGLYILLLRRGRFERPKSSLDPLEARRRVYGIVNRDYHGFVSYEERADAIRRAAEEIGVNEEELERALWADFELKLVEFDAPEPEELLKEYNLALLQTALFKSSRMHLLTSSSGGEVKPLLRALKGLGLMYTASRRDKLELTIDGPASILKLTTKYGVAMAKLVPFIVRMSDWYLRADIVRRKIVRLEVSHRMRDIFPEYEGGIDYDSSLEREFPQMCPQGWKVYREPEPLVSGSSVIIPDFMLEKGRIRIYVEIMGFWTPEYVERKIEKLKDVKEPLLIIARRDLMCSRVEKIRKDILYFERKIDPVELARKLKEIEERYWSDERDRIREEMAELRIDGKFLEVDKLKSILGISEAQLREICCPEGFELIGSYLISEEAISSLREEVMKRRPSKVRELKGILVDMGLPPEIATYVPGRIGIRVSWSSLDEDEADLLYT
- a CDS encoding endo alpha-1,4 polygalactosaminidase; translation: MKLAPLLLSLLIAIPIFSGYPFMEAKEKVSCVLVYYNQKPIPPEILRTHDWIIVDPDNPYVKPGSGRAKLIAYISVGEIEEYRSYFNEIKKYAIGYNPVWGSYVADVRNPEYRNFLIERVARSIVERGFDGFFLDTLDSYKLVADGNEKSFVDALADFVIKLKQKYPDKLIVINRGFEIFDSVKDYIDGFLFEDLFWGLDEDLNYVPVSEEERAYYLEKLKHISEKVPVIVVDYVDPKDMEKRIKVMKAIIELGFVPYIADKELSEIGVNPCTAGISRGPEVIIYFDPRYGSNWIRNPEEYKEYLSSVFDKYNVNYRIVDADSLANILSAGERAILVPTSDVLPDKVWDGTEGSLIVRWLRGGGTIVWTGDWEFYYIGHEGWIERRDGIEEVPFGRRVTSDKAVQVRVTEIGRKYIPSLRGFESMRPFIARDMLLEAYASSDGAFDPAAIKVGEGTFIKVASSTDSLGFLYVAELILNKFYGLGVKLSSEPRVSFCGIVYILPSKASSPKWQREYGDRIYFYVEENLSKYKGLIDEDLKVISSAGYNFIILVIPLDNEPMFLRNLELMDELARERGLGILYAIFPKEKYGREWDYLSKGSSVNSALLKLMNFLSNLKSTQGIAVWYGWEDRKFDPSEIREFYLSLPERMRGIYWVWLDEAYVLEAVKAGLPEDTPVVTELYDPLELALHSGAFKRQIVVTGVWNADSSASWLGRMREKLGLGASGRIVGVWIFDDTNDGFGEKYRAYINGELSSPITIERIGDALAIPSFSVGSDVDLKIVRKHFPDALISNGGVIVVGGPLSNRYSSIKWVKFTRDSMIVNGTEYKSSWGKVDYCLVKLSDKRVYVMGTHRFGTEACLMILPEVKQLNYAIAQWMDRNGNGIVDRDEIKVLRGG
- a CDS encoding dual specificity protein phosphatase family protein, which encodes MRREDIKAIKSMGIKAIVCLATEREIYPFWGGILTYEANVISEGMEFYFLPIEPKGAPDIRELIDLLTWISSRATRGKPVAIHCFAGVGRAGTVAAAYLIFKGMTPKAAIDQVRRVRPGAIESSEQEEVLFQLGSVINLVLRKEIPLKLILEPIETKKPRLKIFRLRR
- a CDS encoding rubredoxin; this translates as MIRYKCSVCGYIYDPMRGDESRGIKPGTPFEELPDDWRCPICGAPKSQFYPLDEEY